A part of Caldicellulosiruptor owensensis OL genomic DNA contains:
- a CDS encoding TIGR03826 family flagellar region protein → MDVRNCRRCGKIYIYDGSPICPQCRKEEEEDFKKVKEYLYDHPGATLPEVSNATGVSPEKILRFLKEERLEIVGESNIILECERCGKAIKTGRLCDECKREVGARFLSYLDDKKLQETKKKNEEFAERKEAGYRYLSKELKEDENK, encoded by the coding sequence ATGGATGTCAGAAATTGTCGAAGATGTGGTAAAATTTATATTTACGACGGAAGTCCTATCTGCCCTCAGTGCAGAAAAGAGGAGGAAGAGGATTTTAAAAAAGTGAAAGAGTATCTTTATGACCATCCTGGTGCAACCTTGCCAGAGGTGTCAAACGCAACAGGCGTGTCACCTGAAAAGATTTTGAGGTTTTTAAAGGAAGAAAGGCTTGAGATTGTCGGTGAGAGCAATATTATTTTAGAGTGTGAAAGGTGTGGGAAAGCAATTAAGACAGGAAGGCTTTGCGATGAGTGCAAAAGAGAAGTTGGGGCAAGGTTTTTGAGCTATCTTGACGACAAAAAACTTCAAGAGACTAAAAAGAAAAATGAAGAGTTTGCTGAAAGAAAAGAAGCAGGTTACAGGTATCTTTCGAAGGAGTTAAAAGAAGATGAGAACAAGTGA
- the flgL gene encoding flagellar hook-associated protein FlgL has translation MRITNNMMVNNFLINLNKNLSRLDDIQYKMATGKKIRYPSDDPVVTARSLRLRTDVSEIEQLQKNVDDAISWVDITESALADITENLQRVRELTVRGANGTNTKEDMAQIAKEVAQIKQHIIQVGNTNYAGRYIFSGFKTDTAPINPDGSFSDTGSFTSSGGYPIDLSTGNNIIQFELMKANYIGINKTANQIFYIQGEADENKGNLFKVLDNLINALESGDVNTVNSLLSNIDRHIDNVVAQRGDVGALQNRLELIKNRLSDDNVNFTTLLSNNEDVDMAEIIMQLKTAENVYRAALQTGAQILPPTLLDFLRF, from the coding sequence GTGAGAATTACAAACAATATGATGGTCAACAACTTTTTGATAAATCTTAATAAGAACTTAAGCAGATTAGATGATATCCAGTACAAAATGGCAACAGGTAAAAAAATTCGCTATCCTTCAGATGACCCTGTTGTAACTGCAAGGTCTTTAAGACTCAGAACAGATGTCTCAGAGATAGAACAACTTCAAAAAAATGTAGATGATGCTATTTCATGGGTTGATATAACAGAAAGTGCACTTGCTGATATTACAGAAAATTTACAGCGGGTAAGAGAGCTTACTGTGCGTGGTGCAAACGGAACAAACACAAAAGAAGATATGGCTCAGATTGCAAAAGAGGTTGCTCAGATAAAACAGCATATAATCCAGGTTGGGAATACAAATTATGCTGGAAGATATATCTTCTCTGGTTTTAAAACAGATACAGCACCAATTAATCCAGATGGTTCTTTTTCAGATACAGGTAGTTTTACTTCATCTGGCGGGTATCCCATTGATTTGTCGACTGGCAATAATATTATTCAGTTTGAGCTAATGAAAGCAAACTATATTGGTATTAACAAAACAGCCAACCAGATTTTTTACATTCAGGGCGAGGCAGATGAAAACAAAGGAAATCTCTTCAAGGTTTTAGATAATCTGATAAATGCACTTGAGAGTGGAGATGTAAATACAGTGAACTCACTTTTGAGCAATATTGATAGGCATATCGACAACGTTGTTGCACAGCGTGGTGATGTTGGAGCGCTTCAGAACAGGCTTGAGCTTATTAAAAACAGGCTCAGTGACGACAATGTGAACTTTACAACATTGCTATCAAACAACGAGGATGTTGACATGGCAGAGATTATAATGCAGCTCAAAACTGCAGAAAATGTTTACAGAGCAGCACTTCAGACAGGTGCTCAGATTCTGCCACCAACACTTTTGGATTTTTTGAGATTTTAA
- a CDS encoding SigF/SigG family RNA polymerase sporulation sigma factor, translating into MSKASQEELISKAKNGDKVARQQLIESNLALVWSVVKKFAAKGVELEDLFQIGCIGLIKAVDRFDPSFNVRFSTYAVPMIIGEIKRYLRDDGRIKVSRKIKENQGKIKKLRNQFVSSNGREPTISEISQLTGLSSDEILLCLDASSEVASLNEVVNQEEGKPITLMDIASDEEDYSTKLLDLMALKEGLKKLKGRERYIIFMRYFKNKTQSEIAKQLNISQVHVSRIEKRALERIKREFV; encoded by the coding sequence CAGCAGCTGATAGAAAGTAATCTTGCGCTTGTGTGGAGTGTGGTAAAAAAGTTTGCTGCAAAAGGAGTAGAGCTTGAGGATTTGTTCCAGATAGGTTGCATAGGGCTTATAAAGGCTGTTGACAGGTTTGACCCGTCGTTTAATGTAAGGTTTTCGACATATGCTGTTCCTATGATAATTGGTGAGATAAAAAGGTATTTGCGTGATGATGGCAGGATAAAGGTTTCACGAAAGATAAAAGAAAATCAGGGTAAAATAAAAAAACTGAGAAACCAGTTTGTATCAAGCAATGGAAGAGAACCCACAATCTCGGAGATTTCGCAGTTGACAGGGCTTTCTAGCGATGAGATTTTGCTTTGCTTGGATGCGTCATCAGAGGTTGCATCGCTCAACGAGGTTGTAAATCAGGAAGAGGGAAAACCTATCACGCTGATGGACATTGCATCTGATGAAGAAGATTATTCGACAAAACTTTTGGATTTGATGGCACTAAAAGAAGGGCTTAAGAAATTAAAAGGACGGGAACGCTACATAATATTTATGCGCTACTTTAAAAACAAAACACAATCTGAGATTGCAAAACAGCTCAATATCTCCCAGGTGCATGTATCAAGGATTGAAAAAAGAGCTTTGGAGAGGATAAAAAGGGAGTTTGTTTGA
- a CDS encoding tetratricopeptide repeat-containing glycosyltransferase family 2 protein — MIRKDKDFSLALCVITKNEENFIGGCIESVIDVVDEIILVDTGSTDSTKEIAFRYGAQVIEAVWEDDFSKVKNLALEYVNTDWIIFLDADERLHPEDKNKMLETISKCADNTEAILTKILNYQDIYCSVTGEIHSNYRIFKNKKSLRFVYPIHENLFNIEENRPPVSVISDIRIIHLGYINFITNKRQKSKRNITILERYLEKDPNDFFQNLNIAVEYYRLGDYEKALFHLLRVKEQFSVFNLSASRYLKFLILTYLQLGKYKEAYDIIITAKRFFTNVDNFDYHFLEILWYYYQNLFLICIKKIDELIQLIKKERENDKDIHIFNINSVIGLGEKEFKIIKAECYERLKKYKEVLNLFYEVAKEQSDIHFLFANLAQVLVKLYKYNRISRLLDMKYLSDIDKAVLIHTYLENRTDNEIEELIESLSSNLLKEYFKCIMFLRKGKWNEAIELAASRIKDDSNTEKEEFEFFYYIASLKLGNISSISEMFKDNKSIFVIDTLINKKFINQLESNSIKNVITALKKCNQRDLIDSIINNLKYYKDLKVTAETALYLYETYDKLKAIELMVHIVREDYLDYRVLYILADHLKRANEYHEAINFAEAALAINSSYVPTYILLYELYSALSLTQKVDFIIDKFCETYTGIDFNWLIENSSKYI; from the coding sequence ATGATTAGAAAAGATAAAGATTTTTCTCTTGCTCTTTGTGTAATTACAAAAAATGAAGAAAATTTTATTGGTGGGTGTATAGAAAGTGTTATTGACGTTGTGGATGAAATTATTTTAGTTGATACAGGTTCGACCGATTCTACAAAAGAAATTGCATTTAGATATGGTGCCCAAGTGATAGAAGCTGTATGGGAGGATGATTTTTCAAAAGTAAAAAATTTAGCATTAGAGTATGTAAATACAGACTGGATTATTTTCTTAGATGCAGATGAGAGACTTCATCCAGAGGATAAAAACAAAATGCTGGAAACAATTTCAAAGTGTGCTGATAATACAGAAGCTATTTTAACAAAAATCTTGAATTATCAAGATATATATTGTTCTGTAACAGGAGAGATTCATTCTAATTATAGAATTTTTAAAAACAAAAAGTCTTTAAGATTTGTATATCCTATTCATGAAAATTTATTTAATATAGAAGAAAATCGTCCACCTGTTTCAGTTATAAGTGACATAAGGATAATTCATTTAGGATATATAAACTTTATTACTAATAAAAGACAAAAGTCAAAAAGGAATATTACAATTTTGGAAAGATATTTAGAAAAAGATCCAAACGACTTCTTTCAAAATTTAAATATTGCAGTGGAGTATTACAGATTAGGAGACTATGAAAAGGCATTGTTCCATTTACTACGTGTTAAAGAACAATTTTCGGTTTTTAATTTAAGTGCAAGTAGATATTTAAAGTTTTTAATACTAACTTATCTGCAGTTAGGTAAATATAAGGAAGCGTATGATATCATTATAACTGCAAAGAGGTTTTTTACAAATGTAGACAATTTTGACTATCATTTTTTAGAAATTTTGTGGTATTACTACCAGAACTTGTTTTTGATTTGTATAAAAAAGATTGATGAACTAATTCAATTAATTAAAAAAGAAAGAGAGAATGACAAAGATATTCATATATTTAACATTAATTCTGTAATTGGTTTAGGAGAAAAAGAATTTAAAATTATAAAAGCTGAATGCTATGAAAGACTAAAAAAATATAAAGAAGTGCTTAATTTGTTTTATGAGGTTGCAAAAGAGCAATCTGATATTCATTTTTTGTTTGCTAATTTAGCGCAAGTTTTGGTTAAATTGTATAAATATAACAGAATCTCGCGGTTATTGGATATGAAATATTTGAGTGACATAGATAAGGCTGTTTTGATACATACCTATTTAGAAAATAGGACAGATAATGAGATAGAAGAACTTATTGAAAGTTTATCCAGTAATCTGTTGAAGGAGTATTTTAAATGTATAATGTTTCTTAGAAAAGGGAAATGGAATGAAGCAATAGAACTTGCTGCAAGTAGAATTAAAGATGATAGCAATACAGAAAAAGAGGAATTTGAGTTTTTCTATTATATTGCTTCTTTAAAACTCGGTAATATTTCAAGTATTAGCGAAATGTTTAAAGATAATAAATCAATTTTTGTGATTGATACATTAATAAACAAAAAGTTTATTAATCAATTAGAGAGTAATTCCATTAAAAATGTAATTACAGCATTGAAAAAATGTAATCAAAGGGATTTAATAGACAGCATCATTAATAATCTGAAATATTACAAAGATTTAAAAGTAACAGCTGAAACAGCTCTATACTTATATGAAACTTATGACAAATTAAAAGCAATAGAACTAATGGTGCATATTGTAAGAGAAGATTATTTAGATTATAGAGTCTTATATATTTTAGCAGACCATCTTAAAAGAGCAAATGAATATCATGAAGCAATTAATTTTGCTGAAGCAGCATTAGCAATTAATTCTTCATATGTTCCTACTTACATATTGTTATATGAGCTTTATTCAGCTCTTTCTCTAACTCAAAAAGTAGATTTTATAATAGATAAATTTTGTGAAACCTATACGGGAATAGATTTTAATTGGCTTATAGAAAACAGTTCCAAATACATATAA
- the csrA gene encoding carbon storage regulator CsrA yields the protein MLVLSRKEGDQVLIGENIIIKVISIEKDCVKLGIDAPKNVKVLRYELLQEVKNENVEALQGRERLSKIKDLKEILSDEQE from the coding sequence ATGCTTGTACTTTCACGAAAAGAAGGTGACCAGGTTCTAATTGGAGAAAATATAATCATAAAAGTCATCAGCATAGAAAAAGACTGTGTAAAACTTGGAATAGATGCTCCAAAAAACGTCAAGGTTTTACGATATGAGCTACTTCAAGAGGTCAAAAACGAAAATGTTGAAGCTTTGCAGGGAAGAGAGAGACTTAGCAAAATTAAAGATTTAAAAGAGATTTTATCTGATGAGCAAGAATAA
- a CDS encoding DUF6470 family protein: MQIASVRVHQEFVRVKLSQEHVKVRINQDSCWEEVNLGSTDYLVRSSAQRGYEQVLRYIQKTAENGNRLARIEDGGQPIIDICIEEAFPTYDYNVDIIPKSRPKIYFEGGKVYIDFEMGKVDVRV; the protein is encoded by the coding sequence ATGCAGATAGCAAGTGTTCGGGTTCATCAGGAATTTGTTAGAGTAAAGCTTTCTCAGGAGCATGTAAAGGTAAGGATAAACCAGGACAGCTGCTGGGAAGAGGTAAACCTCGGTTCAACAGACTACCTTGTTCGAAGTTCTGCACAAAGGGGTTATGAACAGGTTTTAAGATATATACAAAAGACAGCAGAAAATGGCAACAGGCTTGCAAGAATAGAAGATGGTGGTCAGCCTATAATTGACATTTGCATAGAAGAGGCTTTTCCAACCTATGACTACAACGTTGATATAATACCAAAAAGCCGCCCGAAAATATATTTTGAAGGTGGTAAGGTTTATATAGATTTTGAGATGGGTAAGGTTGATGTGAGGGTATGA
- a CDS encoding ComF family protein, with translation MEKLIEFFFPPRCAFCGRLGKSPCDDCKKNIRFISGNTCQKCGIPIGDTALPFYPSCLRENFAFERVFPVFYYEGVIRRGVHLFKYRGFYQNAITFSRLMAKKILEANINADIITFVPISLDRYLQRGFNHSFLLAKNIGKILKIPTVDLLARVGFTKPFYNLSRQERQREIKGKIKLKKGYENIIKGKKIILVDDIFTTGATTNECSKVLLENGAKCVFVSVLAITKLAR, from the coding sequence ATGGAAAAACTAATTGAATTTTTCTTTCCACCGAGATGTGCGTTTTGCGGCAGGCTTGGCAAAAGCCCGTGCGATGATTGCAAGAAAAATATAAGGTTTATTTCAGGCAATACGTGTCAAAAATGCGGAATACCTATTGGTGATACTGCTTTGCCGTTTTATCCTTCTTGTCTGAGAGAAAACTTTGCATTTGAAAGAGTCTTTCCAGTATTCTACTATGAAGGGGTAATTCGAAGAGGCGTTCATCTTTTCAAGTACAGAGGTTTTTATCAAAATGCAATAACCTTCTCAAGGCTTATGGCTAAAAAGATTCTTGAGGCCAATATAAATGCTGATATAATAACCTTTGTGCCAATAAGCCTTGATAGATATCTTCAAAGGGGTTTTAACCATTCCTTTTTGCTTGCAAAAAATATTGGGAAGATACTTAAAATTCCCACGGTTGACCTTCTTGCAAGAGTAGGTTTTACAAAACCTTTTTATAACCTCTCACGCCAGGAAAGGCAAAGAGAGATAAAGGGTAAAATTAAGCTTAAAAAAGGGTATGAAAATATTATAAAAGGCAAAAAGATCATTCTTGTTGACGACATCTTCACAACAGGTGCAACAACAAATGAGTGTTCAAAAGTTTTGCTTGAAAATGGGGCAAAGTGTGTTTTTGTCTCTGTTCTTGCGATAACAAAGCTTGCAAGGTAA
- a CDS encoding flagellin N-terminal helical domain-containing protein: MRINNNVQALNTYNRLTINNDALAKSLEKLSSGMRINRAGDDAAGLAISEKMRGQIRGLNQAIRNAQDGISLIQTAEGALNETHSILQRMRELAVQAANDTNTDADRQALQSEVDQLVREIDRIATTTQFNTKTLLDGTVASTGLVFHIGANIDQNITLTISDTQASALGLSGISISTQASANAAISTIDSAIQYISGVRAKLGAYQNRLEHTINNLGVSSENLTAAESRIRDVDMAKEMMAFTKNNILMQAATAMLAQANQLPQAVLQLLR; the protein is encoded by the coding sequence ATGCGTATTAATAACAACGTTCAAGCTTTAAACACTTATAACAGGTTGACTATTAATAATGATGCTTTGGCAAAGTCACTTGAAAAACTTTCATCTGGTATGAGAATCAACAGAGCTGGCGATGATGCAGCAGGTTTGGCAATTTCAGAAAAGATGAGAGGACAAATTAGAGGTTTAAATCAAGCTATTCGAAATGCACAGGATGGTATTTCTTTGATTCAAACAGCAGAGGGTGCTTTAAATGAGACACATTCAATCTTGCAAAGAATGAGAGAGCTTGCTGTGCAGGCAGCGAACGATACAAATACTGATGCAGATAGGCAAGCACTCCAATCTGAAGTTGATCAATTGGTAAGAGAAATTGATCGTATAGCAACTACAACTCAATTTAACACGAAAACATTATTGGATGGAACAGTTGCGTCAACAGGTCTGGTATTCCATATAGGTGCTAATATTGATCAAAATATAACATTAACAATATCTGATACTCAAGCAAGTGCATTGGGGTTAAGTGGAATTAGTATTTCTACACAAGCATCAGCGAATGCAGCTATTTCTACAATTGATAGTGCTATCCAATATATTTCAGGTGTAAGAGCAAAACTTGGTGCTTATCAAAACAGGTTAGAACATACAATCAACAATTTAGGGGTATCTTCTGAAAATTTGACAGCAGCAGAAAGCAGAATTAGAGATGTTGACATGGCAAAAGAGATGATGGCATTTACAAAGAATAATATTCTAATGCAGGCAGCAACTGCAATGCTTGCACAGGCTAATCAGTTGCCGCAAGCAGTCCTACAGTTATTGCGATAA
- a CDS encoding flagellar protein FlgN yields MNYVKKIIELLEEEYKVFEKVLNLSNEKTKYVVENNLSGLIELSNQEKKEAETISKLERERLEILDALSKEKNIAIANLNDLAFIATPNEWQKINDLKVKLSEIIFKLKKANDLNAFLVSSALEYIDFMTNVISSYFSDNTTYQKDGQTGPQKKNLFDVKL; encoded by the coding sequence ATGAATTATGTAAAAAAAATAATTGAACTTTTAGAAGAAGAATATAAGGTGTTTGAAAAGGTGTTGAACCTCAGTAACGAAAAAACAAAATACGTTGTAGAAAACAATCTTTCAGGCCTGATTGAACTTTCAAATCAGGAGAAAAAAGAGGCAGAGACAATCAGTAAGCTTGAAAGAGAAAGACTGGAAATTTTAGATGCCTTGTCAAAAGAAAAAAATATTGCTATTGCCAATCTAAATGACCTTGCATTCATCGCTACACCTAATGAATGGCAAAAGATAAATGATTTGAAAGTAAAACTTAGCGAAATTATTTTTAAGCTTAAAAAAGCAAATGACCTTAACGCTTTTTTAGTTTCAAGTGCGCTTGAGTATATAGATTTTATGACAAATGTGATTTCATCGTATTTTTCGGACAACACTACATATCAAAAGGATGGGCAAACAGGGCCACAAAAGAAAAACCTTTTTGATGTCAAGCTGTAG
- the fliW gene encoding flagellar assembly protein FliW has translation MVVQKSVVQSRVFGELEVNEENIITFEEGIPAFENLKKFVIVKEEDSPFLWLQSIEDKDIAFVIINPFDIKPDYEFDIGEEVLKKLEIESESDVAVFCIVVIPEDVKQTRVNLKAPIIINVNKRKGIQYLLDDERYPLRYYLFENSNSNVQK, from the coding sequence ATGGTAGTTCAAAAGTCAGTAGTCCAGTCAAGAGTATTTGGAGAGCTTGAAGTAAATGAAGAGAATATAATAACCTTTGAAGAAGGAATTCCTGCGTTTGAGAATTTAAAAAAATTTGTAATTGTCAAAGAGGAAGACAGTCCATTTTTGTGGTTACAGTCAATCGAAGATAAAGACATTGCATTTGTTATCATCAATCCATTTGACATAAAACCTGACTATGAATTTGATATAGGTGAGGAAGTTTTAAAAAAGCTTGAGATAGAATCAGAAAGCGATGTTGCAGTTTTTTGCATTGTTGTAATTCCAGAAGATGTAAAACAAACAAGAGTAAACTTAAAAGCCCCAATTATTATAAATGTGAACAAAAGAAAGGGAATACAATATCTTTTAGATGATGAAAGATACCCTCTTAGATATTACCTCTTTGAAAATTCAAATTCCAATGTGCAGAAATGA
- the flgM gene encoding flagellar biosynthesis anti-sigma factor FlgM, giving the protein MRIEDRMRIFQIYTQTAKVSRVEKKQEVASTDKVEISSEARDFQAILNAIKLTPDVREEKVNEIKKKIDSGIYNISGRDVVEKLIREYKDSKKSE; this is encoded by the coding sequence ATGAGGATAGAAGACAGAATGAGGATATTTCAGATCTACACCCAAACAGCAAAGGTAAGCAGAGTAGAAAAGAAACAGGAAGTAGCTTCTACTGATAAGGTTGAAATATCAAGCGAAGCAAGAGATTTTCAGGCAATTTTGAATGCAATAAAGCTTACACCTGATGTTCGTGAAGAGAAGGTAAATGAAATAAAAAAGAAGATTGACTCTGGCATATACAATATATCTGGCAGAGATGTTGTTGAAAAGCTAATAAGAGAATACAAAGATTCAAAAAAGAGTGAGTAA
- a CDS encoding ATP-binding protein, with amino-acid sequence MTITSSENILRILYSYNPWWREGYFPQDLSKPVKRMAYYRVFNLLNHPTIRRYLILSGARRVGKTTILYQIIESLLKDKVHPKKILYVSFDHPLFKFCSFDQILSLYELNINQSEEAYIFLDEIQYASDWDRWLKVYYDLRPKWKVVATGSASPKLIEEVKESGVGRWTVVSVPTLSFYEFCEILGAEERPKNLPNLDLRELSNFNDHQISELVFLLMPLQKYFNRYLMVGGFPEFVFSENWFLIQRILREDVVDKVIKRDIPSLFNVRNLTVLEKVFLYLCFNSSSVINISTIGKQIENVSVTTIENYVHLFENANLIYRSLPIELGGKKILKAKPKIYISDPAIRNAVLMIDNLFTDSKELGITVETAVFKHIYSFYSEENVKIGYFRKPTDNQKEIDIVAQFPNGKSLIEVKFREDSTLLESDAIVQICQKEKNIISAVLITKRAEDYGRLKLSVKVPIIKIPAFVFMYLFGR; translated from the coding sequence TTGACCATTACAAGCTCAGAAAACATATTAAGAATTTTATACTCTTATAATCCCTGGTGGAGAGAGGGTTATTTTCCACAAGATTTATCTAAACCTGTAAAGAGAATGGCATACTATAGAGTTTTCAATTTGCTAAATCACCCAACTATCAGAAGGTATCTTATACTTTCGGGTGCACGTCGAGTAGGTAAAACAACCATATTATACCAAATAATAGAGTCGCTTTTAAAAGATAAAGTTCATCCCAAAAAAATACTATATGTTTCATTTGATCATCCTTTGTTTAAATTTTGTTCATTTGATCAAATTTTGAGTCTTTATGAGCTAAACATCAACCAATCAGAGGAAGCTTATATATTTTTAGATGAAATTCAATACGCAAGTGACTGGGACAGATGGCTAAAAGTATATTACGACCTAAGGCCCAAATGGAAGGTAGTTGCAACAGGTTCTGCTTCACCAAAACTTATTGAAGAAGTAAAGGAAAGCGGTGTTGGTCGCTGGACAGTGGTTTCTGTTCCAACTCTTTCGTTTTATGAATTTTGTGAAATACTTGGTGCTGAGGAAAGACCCAAGAATTTACCAAATTTAGATTTAAGAGAGCTTTCAAATTTTAATGATCATCAGATTTCTGAACTTGTCTTTTTGCTTATGCCTTTGCAAAAATATTTTAACAGATACTTGATGGTTGGGGGATTCCCTGAATTTGTATTTTCAGAAAATTGGTTTTTAATTCAGAGAATTTTAAGAGAAGATGTTGTAGATAAGGTCATCAAAAGAGATATTCCTTCACTATTTAATGTCAGAAACTTGACAGTATTAGAAAAAGTTTTCTTGTACTTGTGTTTCAACTCTTCAAGTGTAATAAATATTTCAACCATCGGCAAGCAAATTGAAAATGTATCAGTAACCACAATAGAAAATTATGTTCACTTGTTTGAAAATGCAAATTTGATTTATAGGAGCCTTCCAATTGAATTGGGTGGCAAAAAGATTTTGAAAGCAAAGCCAAAAATATATATATCTGATCCAGCTATTAGAAATGCAGTTTTAATGATAGACAATCTCTTCACCGATAGCAAAGAACTTGGAATTACAGTTGAAACAGCAGTTTTTAAACATATATACAGCTTCTACAGTGAAGAGAATGTAAAGATAGGCTATTTTAGAAAACCGACTGATAATCAAAAAGAAATTGATATAGTTGCCCAGTTTCCAAATGGTAAGAGCCTAATTGAGGTGAAGTTTAGAGAGGATAGCACACTTCTTGAGAGTGATGCAATTGTGCAGATCTGCCAAAAAGAAAAAAATATAATCTCAGCAGTGCTTATTACAAAGAGAGCAGAAGATTATGGCAGACTTAAGCTATCTGTAAAGGTTCCAATAATAAAGATTCCTGCGTTTGTGTTTATGTATTTGTTTGGGAGATGA
- the flgK gene encoding flagellar hook-associated protein FlgK: protein MSFYGLEIARTGIFVNRKGLEVTSHNVANASTPGYTRQVLNVKSNPPSAKVGFYSPKFQVGMGADVQSLEQIRNMFLDMQYRNEYSRQGEYEIKADNLNFIESIFNEPSDTGLSAVIDHFFSSLQELSKNPESLTVRALVRQRAQALTDAIHKMYKQLEDLQSELNDQVYDKIMEINSIASQIADLNQQIFVLELRGEKANDLRDQRNLLVDKLSKIIDTTAYEDKDGRFVVQIAGGETLVNHFTVYELETDKSKIMRKSGFDSSGQPTGFKPDDPLSQQNLYDVPGLFVVMWKDTGQVLNIKSGELKGLLDVRDGVGGLDEDLTVNGQPVDVPNKNSYPGISYYLNRLNEFAKKLIEKFNELHTQGWSLNGQNTGINFFEPPVGQTFFYARYIKVSDAIMNDLNNIATTYDASSLPGGNDLVVDMLKLRNDTSIFKEGRFEDFLKSLISNLGVDSQGAKNFAENQKVMVTQLDNRRQAVSGVSIDEEMTNLIKYQHGFQASARMINAFDEMLDVIVNRLGIVGR from the coding sequence ATGTCGTTTTACGGACTTGAAATTGCAAGAACGGGTATATTTGTCAACAGAAAAGGGCTTGAGGTTACATCGCACAACGTTGCCAATGCTTCAACCCCAGGGTATACAAGACAGGTTTTAAATGTAAAGTCAAATCCACCATCTGCAAAGGTGGGTTTTTACAGTCCTAAATTTCAGGTTGGTATGGGTGCTGATGTGCAAAGCCTTGAGCAGATAAGAAACATGTTTTTAGATATGCAATATAGAAATGAATATTCACGCCAAGGAGAGTACGAAATAAAAGCTGATAACCTGAATTTTATAGAATCCATATTCAATGAACCGAGCGACACGGGACTGTCGGCTGTTATAGATCACTTTTTCTCAAGTTTGCAGGAGCTTTCGAAAAATCCAGAGAGCTTAACAGTTCGTGCGCTTGTTCGCCAGAGAGCTCAAGCTTTAACTGATGCGATACATAAGATGTACAAACAGCTTGAAGATTTGCAGAGCGAGCTGAATGACCAGGTATATGATAAAATTATGGAAATAAACAGCATAGCTTCCCAGATTGCAGATTTAAACCAGCAGATATTTGTTTTGGAACTTAGGGGTGAAAAAGCAAACGATCTTCGCGACCAGAGAAATCTTCTTGTTGACAAGCTTTCAAAGATTATTGACACAACCGCTTATGAAGATAAAGATGGCAGGTTCGTTGTCCAGATAGCTGGAGGAGAGACTTTGGTAAATCACTTTACAGTCTATGAGCTTGAAACAGACAAATCAAAGATTATGAGAAAAAGCGGGTTTGACTCAAGTGGTCAGCCAACGGGATTTAAACCAGATGATCCTCTTTCACAACAAAATCTTTATGACGTTCCGGGACTTTTTGTTGTTATGTGGAAGGACACAGGGCAGGTTTTGAATATAAAGTCAGGTGAGCTAAAAGGACTTTTGGATGTGCGAGATGGCGTTGGCGGACTTGATGAGGATTTGACAGTAAATGGACAGCCGGTGGACGTTCCTAACAAAAATTCATATCCAGGTATTTCTTATTATTTAAACAGGCTAAACGAGTTTGCAAAAAAGCTTATCGAAAAGTTCAATGAACTTCACACACAGGGCTGGTCACTCAACGGACAAAATACAGGTATAAACTTTTTCGAACCACCTGTTGGCCAGACATTTTTCTATGCAAGGTATATAAAAGTCTCTGATGCTATTATGAACGACCTTAACAACATTGCAACAACTTATGATGCAAGTAGTCTTCCAGGTGGGAATGACCTTGTTGTTGATATGTTGAAGCTAAGAAATGACACTTCAATTTTCAAAGAAGGAAGGTTTGAAGATTTTCTAAAGTCTTTAATTTCAAACCTTGGAGTTGACTCTCAGGGTGCAAAAAACTTTGCAGAAAACCAAAAGGTGATGGTCACCCAGCTTGACAACAGACGCCAGGCAGTATCAGGTGTTTCCATAGATGAAGAGATGACAAACCTAATTAAATACCAGCATGGTTTTCAGGCCTCAGCCAGAATGATTAATGCTTTTGACGAGATGCTTGATGTTATAGTCAACAGACTTGGTATTGTTGGAAGATAG